A window of the Brassica oleracea var. oleracea cultivar TO1000 chromosome C1, BOL, whole genome shotgun sequence genome harbors these coding sequences:
- the LOC106339242 gene encoding uncharacterized protein LOC106339242, with protein sequence MATSFKVSLQCSVKIHRRRRDCMVKQSRSDVAKLLDSDRLQEARRKTRQSYEDEKMLSAYDQVDYFCTSILQNFSPLDRQSDVHLLPEETKEAMAGLIFAASRIGELKELQIIRSLLVQRFGLGFDKDCVDLRPGHFVSSEIVKILETKYSRDAFSPENLLGIFQNYQTSSTTANVDPITKDSASRDDHGIARSDTAKKRNQKRVLGERKL encoded by the exons ATGGCGACAAGCTTCAAAGTG AGTCTGCAATGTTCTGTCAAGATTCATCGGAGACGAAGAGACTGTATGGTTAAACAGTCCCGGTCTGATGTCGCTAAGCTCCTTGATAGCGATCGCTTACAGGAAGCACGTCGTAAG ACGAGGCAATCCTACGAGGACGAGAAAATGTTATCAGCTTATGATCAAGTCGACTACTTCTGCACGTCCATATTACAGAATTTTTCTCCTTTAGATCGTCAAAG CGATGTTCATCTCTTACCAGAAGAAACTAAAGAAGCAATGGCTGGACTGATATTTGCTGCATCAAGAATCGGCGAGCTTAAGGAGCTTCAAATCATAAGGAGCTTGCTTGTTCAAAGATTTGGGCTTGGGTTTGACAAAGATTGTGTAGATTTGCGTCCAGGACACTTTGTGAGTTCGGAGATAGTGAAGATTCTAGAGACGAAGTATTCGAGAGATGCATTTAGTCCGGAGAACCTATTGGGAATTTTCCAAAACTACCAAACCAGCAGTACCACTGCTAATGTGGATCCAATAACTAAAGATTCAGCTTCACGTGATGATCATGGCATTGCCCGTTCTGATACAGCGAAAAAGAGAAACCAAAAACGGGTGTTAGGAGAAAGGAAGTTATGA
- the LOC106295651 gene encoding ultraviolet-B receptor UVR8-like produces MAERNWLVSLEDLPSHLILEVLTSGRLNAVDLLSLELTSEVFGGSSGLSYPLKFRSLVDYAASQLCSVHPVYVGMGFTTQKELFANCEGNWKRLLRFLQSVEQSSDMVQTSAGNMQVTTGRYHTLLINNSKVYSCGSSLSGVLAHGPETTQCVAFTPIEFPFSAKVAQVSATQNHSAFVLQSGEVLTCGDNSSHCCGHLDTSRPIFRPKLVEALKGTPCKQVAAGLHFTVFLSREGRVFTCGSNTHGQLGHGDTLDSPIPRAVEFFQSVGPVVQIAAGPSYVLAVTQDGSVYSFGSGSSFCLGHGEQQDEHQPRVIQAFKRKGVHILRVSAGDEHAVALDSNGRVYTWGKGYCGALGHGDENDKITPQVLVSLNNCLVVQVCARKRKTFVLVEGGVLYGFGWMGFGSLGFPDRGVSDKVLRPRVLESLKPHRVSQVSTGLYHTIVVTQTGRIFGFGDNERAQLGHDSLRTCLEPTEIFLHCGRSRNQLC; encoded by the exons ATGGCTGAGAGGAACTGGTTGGTTTCGTTAGAGGATCTCCCTTCTCATTTGATCTTGGAGGTGTTAACCTCTGGCCGGCTTAACGCGGTTGATCTACTTAGCTTGGAGTTGACCTCTGAGGTATTTGGAGGAAGCTCTGGATTGTCGTACCCTTTGAAATTTAGATCGCTAGTTGATTACGCGGCGTCTCAGCTCTGCTCTGTGCATCCTGTGTACGTGGGGATGGGGTTTACTACACAGAAAGAGCTCTTTGCTAACTGTGAGGGGAACTGGAAGAGGCTTTTGAGGTTCTTGCAGTCTGTTGAGCAGTCCTCAGATATGGTTCAAACCTCTGCAGGCAAT ATGCAAGTTACAACAGGGAGGTATCACACGTTGCTAATCAACAACTCAAAAGTCTACTCTTGTGGTTCGAGTTTGTCTGGTGTTCTTGCTCATGGCCCAGAAACTACTCAATGTGTAGCATTTACGCCTATAGAGTTCCCGTTCTCTGCTAAAGTTGCTCAGGTCTCAGCCACACAGAACCATTCTGCTTTCGTGTTGCAATCTGGAGAG GTTCTTACATGTGGGGATAACTCATCGCATTGCTGTGGTCACTTAGATACTAGCCGTCCAATATTTAGGCCTAAGCTTGTTGAGGCTTTGAAGGGAACTCCCTGTAAGCAG GTTGCTGCGGGGCTGCACTTCACTGTGTTTCTATCAAGGGAAGGGCGTGTGTTCACATGTGGATCAAACACACATGGACAGCTTGGTCATGGCGATACCTTGGACAGTCCAATACCCAGAGCTGTTGAATTTTTCCAAAGCGTTGGCCCTGTGGTGCAAATTGCAGCTGGACCGAGCTATGTGCTAGCTGTGACGCAGGATGGCTCGGTTTACTCGTTTGGCTCTGGTTCTAGCTTCTGTCTTGGTCACGGAGAGCAGCAGGACGAGCACCAGCCACGTGTTATTCAGGCTTTTAAAAGAAAAGGTGTTCATATACTCCGTGTCTCTGCAGGGGATGAACACGCCGTGGCACTTGATTCAAATGGCCGT GTATACACATGGGGTAAAGGCTACTGCGGTGCTCTAGGCCATGGAGACGAAAACGACAAGATCACTCCTCAAGTTTTGGTCAGTCTCAACAACTGCCTTGTTGTCCAG GTGTGTGCAAGAAAGAGGAAGACATTTGTATTAGTGGAAGGTGGAGTATTGTATGGGTTTGGGTGGATGGGATTTGGAAGCCTTGGGTTCCCGGACAGAGGAGTTTCAGACAAAGTCCTGAGGCCGAGAGTGTTGGAGAGTCTGAAACCACACCGTGTCTCTCAAGTTAGCACCGGTTTGTATCACACCATTGTGGTCACGCAAACTGGACGCATATTCGGTTTTGGAGATAATGAAAGAGCTCAGCTTGGTCACGACTCACTCCGTACCTGCTTAGAACCTACCGAGATCTTTCTCCATTGTGGCCGGTCTCGTAACCAACTTTGTTGA